In the Candidatus Eremiobacteraceae bacterium genome, GGCGGCTGCGAGGATTGCTAAGAACAAGTGCAACGACTCCGCGGAGTGAGGGGCAAACGTTGCTACGGTCGCGCTTTCGCGGCCGTCGCCTCGGACGCTCGTGGTTCGGAACGGCCCGCTTATCTACCTTCGGGACAGGGGTTGCTTTCGAGCCGTTTCAGGAAATCGACGATTAACGCATCGATGAGCCGCAGATTAGGTTCGATTGTCATGAGATGCGAGCCCGCATCGATGAGTTCTAGCCGTTTATCTTCGCTTGAGGCGCGATCGTATATCTCGCGAGCGCTATCGACCGGCACTGTGAGATCGCGCACCGAGTGCATGACGAGCAACGGCGCCTTCACCGCGCCGAGCTCTTTGCGGACGCGCGCGAGCACCTCGAGCACGATGTTGACGGCGCCGATCGTCGTCGACTTGTAGCCGACGACGTTGCCTTGCCACGCCGCGAAGTTCGCCGGCGCGCGCAGGCCGGGAAGCCACTGCTCGATGAGCGGCAACGTCGCGCGCATCATAGGATAAAGGAAGACGGGCGCTGAGATCGTGACGAGTCCGGCGACCCGCTTGTTCGCTGCGAGGTGCAAGCCGAGCGTGCCGCCGATCGATAGACCGACGATGTAGACGCGCTCGAATCGCCGGCACGCTTCGTCGAAGGCGCGCTCTGCCTGGAGCAGATAGTCGTCGGCGGTCGCCTTCTCAAGTTCGGCGACGTCGGTCGCATGACCGGCGAGCGCTGCGCCGTACACGCCGAAGCCGCTCGCATGAAGCAACTCGCCGAGCGCACGGACTTCGAACGGACTCCCGGTGAAACCGTGAAACGCTAGGATGCCGGCGCCGCCCTCGCCGAGCACGAACGGCTCACCCCCCTCGATGTACTTCGTCAATCTCGAGTCACGATATGGGGTGGAGCGGTCTCGCCACGCGCAGCACTCATGTGGTACGCCGAGCGAAGCTCGGCTCTCGTTGACCGACGATCGCTCGCACAGCCTTGACGATGCCGGCTTCGTCGAGCCCGCACTCCTTACGCTGCGCGGCCTGCGTCGCATGGCTTATGAATTCTTCCGGAATCCCGAGCCGCACGACGCGCGAAGTGATCCCGCGGTCCGAGAGCGCCTCGAGCACCGCCGAACCGAAGCCGCCCGCGAGGCTGTGCTCTTCTACCGTGACGATAGCCTTGTGCGTGCGTGCAAGCTTCTCGATCAGCTCGATATCGAGCGGCCGGATGAAGCGCGCGTTGACGACCGTCGTGTCGATGCCATCCCCAGCGAGAACGTTTGTCGCCCCGAGCGCAGCCTCGACGCAGATGCCGGTTGCGACGATCGCGACTCCTTCGCGCTCGCCGTGTCGCAGCACGTGCGCCTTGCCGAATTCAAGCGCAACCGGATCCGGACGATCGTCGCGCTTAGCGCTCGAACCGCGCGGATAGCGGATCGCGACCGGACCTGTGTGCTTCGCTCCATCAGCGGTCGTGCCGTCGTGCAGCGCGTGACCGTAACGCAGCATCATCCGCAGCTCGTCTTCGGTCGACGGCGCCATGATGACGACGTTCGGCAACGTCCGCAGGTACGCGATATCGTAGGCGCCTTGATGCGTCTTCCCATCGTCGCCGACGAGTCCCGCACGATCGATGCAGAACGTCACCGGCAGCG is a window encoding:
- a CDS encoding alpha/beta fold hydrolase, producing MTKYIEGGEPFVLGEGGAGILAFHGFTGSPFEVRALGELLHASGFGVYGAALAGHATDVAELEKATADDYLLQAERAFDEACRRFERVYIVGLSIGGTLGLHLAANKRVAGLVTISAPVFLYPMMRATLPLIEQWLPGLRAPANFAAWQGNVVGYKSTTIGAVNIVLEVLARVRKELGAVKAPLLVMHSVRDLTVPVDSAREIYDRASSEDKRLELIDAGSHLMTIEPNLRLIDALIVDFLKRLESNPCPEGR